A stretch of Deltaproteobacteria bacterium DNA encodes these proteins:
- the def gene encoding peptide deformylase — protein sequence MAILEILEYPNPGLKKVSEPVEEVDLEIKTLISDMFETMYNAPGIGLAAPQVGVLKRVIVVDIEYREGEGNPVALINPEIIESSGETTFEEGCLSVPEFTAQVERFEKVTVTGLNERGEEIELQCDGLLAIAFQHEIDHLNGILFVDRIGNVKRDIFKRKFKKLIRKEKAPL from the coding sequence ATGGCAATACTTGAAATTCTTGAATACCCTAACCCGGGACTTAAGAAAGTATCGGAACCAGTCGAAGAAGTCGATCTGGAGATAAAGACCCTTATCAGCGATATGTTTGAAACCATGTACAATGCGCCTGGCATTGGCCTCGCGGCCCCCCAGGTGGGCGTTCTCAAACGTGTTATCGTTGTAGATATTGAATACAGAGAGGGAGAAGGAAATCCCGTTGCGCTTATTAATCCCGAAATAATTGAATCTTCAGGAGAAACGACCTTTGAAGAGGGCTGCCTTAGTGTGCCTGAATTTACTGCCCAGGTGGAAAGATTTGAAAAGGTTACCGTAACCGGTCTCAACGAAAGGGGAGAAGAAATTGAACTTCAATGTGACGGCCTGCTGGCTATCGCCTTTCAGCATGAGATTGATCACTTAAACGGCATTCTTTTTGTTGACAGGATTGGAAATGTCAAAAGGGACATATTCAAGCGCAAATTCAAAAAACTGATCAGGAAAGAAAAGGCGCCCCTTTAA